From the Schistocerca piceifrons isolate TAMUIC-IGC-003096 chromosome 2, iqSchPice1.1, whole genome shotgun sequence genome, the window CAGCCGATATGTCATTGTTCGATGTTCAAGCATAACAAATCGCACTGAGAATGAAGCGctttttacaaatttttatgtgCGATTGCTTGAGACGGCATGTTTTCATAATGCGCAAGTTACGATATGAAATTacggaatccaatatggtgtttcCCAAACACCCAGCATGAATGTTAACGAAAGCCGATAGCAGTTCCTGCGGTCATCAATCAGTGCGTGAATCGTCAAAATGGTCATGTTTGCACAAAGTCTTGTGAACTGTAGGTTAACCTGTTGTGGTTGGGTGCATTCCAGCCAGCGGTCCTCACCTGGAGACAGTTCAAGCTTAGTAAATCCGCCGGCAGCTGGGCTATCTCTCTGCAGAAGCTGCACTTTCCGTAGTAGAAGCTCACTGCACCTGCCGACGACCGCTGTCAGTAGGCCATTGTGTTTACGTAGGAGAGGAACACTGAGGTACATAAGCAACCAACATCCCGCACTTACGCGCAACTCGAGTACGGTACATTGCCAGAAAGCAACCATCAGGATCATATTTTCTGTCTACCTGCTGCTCGCGTTAACCAAAATGCAATTGGTATTTTAGATCGAACCTTTTTCACTGATGAAGTCTGGTTTCGTTAACTCACAAAATTCACGAATTTGGTCATCAGAAAATCCACATGTCTTAAGAGAAACGCCATTGCACGCAGAGAAAATCGGAGTGTGAGTTGCCATAGCGCGAGCAGAAATTATAGGACCGATCTTTTTCGATTCTACCATCACTTCCGATGCCTATTGTTCCATGTAATTTACCCATTTATTGCCCTGCTGAATGAAAATGAAATCTCATTCATTTTCTAACAAGACAACGCTACTGCTCATACGGTACACCAGTGGCTACGACTTTTATATTAAATCTTTGGAGACCGAGTAATTAAAAAAGGTACTTGACGCCCACGCTCACTGGATCGGTCTCCGCCCAAATATTTCCTTCGCTGTGTGGTTAAAACATTTGAGACAAGAAGAAGCAGATGAGACAAGAAAGAGGTAAACATTTGCAGCAGCTTCTTTGATATTGCTGAGTACAGTGTATTTAATTGTATTTAATGTaagtaattaatttcattgttttacttGTAATAATGTAGAATCGCGCCTCCCAACATTACTGCAGCCACTAGCAGTGAATCCCTGCCCCTATCTTATACAGCGACATGAATGTGTTGCCAACCTTACGCACACCGCAATGCGAAACACGCGGAGCTTGCCGTTGCGGAGTGACTTATGGAAGCAGTGTAGATAACGTTCTAGTAATTAAgcccaaagcaagaaaataactgtttacccagtaacaattGCTCTTACAGTACGGAAAATCGTCATTGGAAatcagatagaataattaatgaccCAGGAACAAATGTTTTGGTAGTGGTTTGCAGGAGATGATCTAGGGCGAAAtctataatgaaccaaatgctgaaATAAAATTTGTTCTATTCCATCatatattcatatcattatttgaaaatagttttccaCATAACCTGATCAGAAAGGACAGCAAACTGCCACGtaaaaaaccatggctcactagAGGGACTAAAGTATCTTGCAAAAGGGAAAAGGGAAAGTATCTGGTGGCCAGAACAAGTAAAGATCCTGCAGCAGTTGCACACTACTCAAAATTACTTAGAAAAGTTGTTAAAAACTCAAGGAACATGCACTTTACGTCATAAGCCAGAAATTCCGACAGCAAACTTAGACTATATGGAAAGTggtgaaatgagagacaggacaatTGGCTACAGAACAAGCTAACATCTCTATTAAATTAAATGGAAGGCTTATAAACAATGTGTCACATGTTGCAGATACGTTTAgtaataatttcttaaatattttacactacAAAGTATAGGGACAACAGtttaagaaaaaaatcacaacagtatgtagaaaaagcaactctcataaaattccaTCATAAGAATGTATGACcagcttctccttctgaaattaagaaaattatatattctcgcAAAAAAAAGGTTCAtctggatttgatggtgtttccaacagagtaaCAAAAGCATGTTCCTGTATAATAAGCCCTACCTTAACTGAAATATGCAATACAGCATTAACTCAAGGCATTTTGTCCAGAGTGATTGAAATATGGTGTTGTTCAACCACTCTACAAGAAAGGTGATTGGAAAGATGTAATTAACTATCaacctgtttcactactgacatcatttcccaaaatttttgagagagtggtgtattctagaatagtatcccaactgagcaacaataatatcctcagtaaatcgCTGTTTGGAGCTAAGAGGAGTTGGCAGttgatattttctgtgacctatccaaggcatATTATTGTATAAATCACAGAATTCTCTTAGATAAACTGAGGACTTACAGAGTCGATGATATAGCCAACCAGTGCAATATCAAATCAAAAACTGCAGGAAATTGTACTTAGTAATTTAGCCAAAGTAATCAGGGAAGATTCTTCTGACTGAAGAGAAATCACATATGGAGTTCCTTAGGATACAAACATAGGTCCACAATTGTTTGTCAAACATGTAAACAATCTTCCACgtagtatacaacaagcagaattagttcttttttcaGATAACATTAATATTGCAATCAAaccaagcatacatacagcaacagaaaaaaCTGTAGATGATTTTCTTTAAAGTATCGCTGCCTGGTTTTCTGCGAATTGTCTCACTCTCAATTTTGAGGTGTCCATATCAACGAGAATTTAAATGGGAGAAAGCGCATTTTGAAACTCTTAaagcaacttagttcagccacgtaAGCTCTTAGTGTCATTGGAAATCTTGAGGGGAGAGAAATCAgtaatttacatattttcatttaatagtGTCAAATAGAATAATGTTTTGGGAAACTCATCTTTAGGAAAGGGAGCGTACGTTGCTAAAAACCATGTTGTAATAGTAATATGTGATGCTCACTcaagatcatcttgtagacatctatttAAGAAGTTGGTAATTTCCACTAACACTTCACAGTATATCTTTTTCCTTACGAAACTGTTGTaggtaatccactgcagttcaaaaggaacaataatggATATAATTACAATATGAGAAGAGATAAGTGAAATACATTACTCCACATTCAGggtgtctttagcacagaaaggggtgctcAATACTGCAACTGAAatgtttgatcatttgcccaatgatGCAAAATATCTGAAACACACTGAAggtttctccttgacaattccttctattctgtagatgaatttctattatttttatgtgtaaatggtggtgggtaggaattactagcttacatttgtatatttaaaaaaacacatgaATGTTCAGCTtggagccatatttacaaattaatttctgaTATGGATGTGATATTACTTCTTCCACCTCACTACAATTTATTGTGCAagtgatctgtggaacatgaaactaactaaaccTCCCCTATTTTCTGTTGAAGTGTCCTATATCTGTATGAGATGTCACAGAACCAAAACAAATAATTGAATTATATTCAGGGGCAATGTAGATGATGTAAATAATGTTTGTATTCAGCAAAACCAAATGGTGATAGTATTGTTTCAATTTGTTAACCATGTCTCTTTAGAGACCTTACATTTCCTACACTCACtttcgaatacatttcctgtatgatGATATGATTCAGATGAGCTGCAATTTACAGAATCACAATGGAAGATACATTGTTAATTTCCATGTAAACTGTATGCCTTTGTCAAAATTTGGGGTGAGTTCCAAATCTTGTGATCAGGTATTCAACATTATTGGCTGCATAACAAGTAGCAGTGATCACTTAAACAGGCTTTTATAGGTACATATATTGATAACTATAAATCTTTTTTTCTAAATGTGAAATAACAATAGGAGTTAAACACCAGTGAGTTAATACACTTGAGGAAACAGTTATTCCACTTTTTCCAAAATAGTGTATTTTCTCCTAATTTAACTATGTTAAATTTAGTTTGTgtcaaagaagaagagaaagagaaagagagagggagagaggcaaagagaaagagagagaaattttagtAGTCTATACTGGGAGCTACCAGAAGTAGAAAATGTTCACATACTACATCAAACCACATTTGCATAATTCTTCCATATACAGATGGATAATAAAACCAAGTTATAATGAACAAACATAGTTGGCTACTCAAAAGGTTTTAAGCCCTCCATACTCTGTGCCACCCCACGCTATATTCACCTACAGATTAATTTTAACTAATTGTCCTCATCGTCTGATGGTTTCTAGAAACTGGTATCACAATCATGAAagagtaataataaaaaattataggcATTTACTGGCAAAAAACCTCTTATTTGACACATTGACTGCTGTGTGGCCACAGCCGTCACAGCAGAATGGTATGTCTGATGTCATGTGAATTTGGCAGCCACAGTAGAGCCTTATGCCTAATGCCATGTGCCTGACCTGTCAATGGAACATCCATCACTAAGCATGCAGCAGTCAGCATGTTATagctatacataaataaaaaatgagaactATTGAGGTATGCTTTGATTATGTTCCCATTTGTATCCATTATGTCACTTTTTCCATTTTCACTTTTAATCATTACTGCTGTTACTTGTGCCTCAGTAATGATTCCAAATCAGACAGTTATGGGCATTGTACCTATTTTAATGTTACCAGTAGCTGTTTATTTAAACTGTACAAGTTTTATATGTGTAAGTACATTAATTGGAAGTTCTCAGTTGGTTTCATGTTTTATTATAAAAGTACTTTAGGTGGTGCAAATACAACAAAAGCTGCTAGAAAGTTGTGAGTAGATTTCATAAACACAAGTAAAGCTTAGATCTATACAGTTTACAAATATGCATAGACTaaatacaaattatttttttctatcCTGTAACTCAAGTTACCATACATTTTAGACCAAATTTTTTGTCATAaagaccattattttttatttgctgtaGAAATGCCCGAAATCTTCATTCAGCTATTATAAAATGAGAATCGTAAGATTCAAATAGTTCACAAATGTCAACTGCAGTATATATCTTAGCAGCATCCCATATAGTTATTTCAATAAAGggaataattttctgttattttaaaaTACATCTTAAAAACGAAACTTCGTTCATTATAAAATGTCATCTTGAACACGATTCTCACAGTTAACAAATTGTATAGCTGATGTGCTGTTCTGGCCTTGTGTGGTTTGAAAAGAAATATTTAACACACTTATCATGGTATCTTCACATTCTTCTAACTGTAAGCTGAGAGATAACATAAAATACATATGgaaataacagacaaaattgtgATTACAAAAACACTAAAATATACTTTGACAGTGTGCAAAATAACAGAAAATGAATATCAATTCACATAATTTGAACTACTTCTGTCAGAATACTCAGTGATATGAATGAATAATAAACAAGTATTCTTCTCCATTACAAATCACAAAACAATTCACAAAGTTCTTCATATCCATTTCTTGAAGCTATTTCTGTCATGGtttctttgttttcattcttgCAGTTTTTTATGGCAAAAAATTCTGCATATTTTATCACTTTTAATTCGTTTAACTCTTTTATCACTGTGTTATCGTTCCCGCTTATTCTAATGAACATACATTCAATCAATTTTAGAGTCTCTGCAACTTCTTTTTTTCCTCCTTCTTCGGCGAAATGTAGTggtgtctttttacctattttggttcttgcattgtatACTGCACCATTTTGCAATAAGGCGCACAGTATTTCATGATGCCCAAATTTTGCTGCGTAATGTAGTGGAGTAACGCCATTACTGTTGCTCAAATTAATATCAGCCCCATTTTTAAGCAAAACATTAACAACGGCCAAATGTCCTTTCCAAGATGCATGGATAAGCGGTGTTCCATACTTCACACTGCTGCTGTTGACTGGTGCCCCATCCTGAATACATTTTTCAATTTCAGCACACTTAGATTTTTTCAGAGCTTGAAATAGCGCTTCAGTAGCACGCAATAAGGCATTTATATTCTCGTTCCTTTTCTTCGCAGCAGTCTCTGAGACGGTCATGTTACCTAAGTAGGGGGCAGTCTTCACATCATAATGTGCACCATTTTCTAACAGCCATCTTGCAATGACGGGCTCATCACACTGTACTGTAACATGGAGTGCTGTTTCATTATGGAGTCCccttgcatttatatctgctccgtTTTCGATGAGAGCTCTCATGGTATTCAGTTTAGAGGCCTGCATCTGTGCACTCGATAGTCCCGACTCTTTGAGAAGGACTTGGATGGGACCCTGATGTGCTGCAAAGTGAAGTGGCGTCCATTTTCTGTGATCAACTGCACTGACTTTGGCTCCTTTTACCAAAAGGTATTTAACGACTTCGACGTTACAGTAGTCTGCTGCGAAATGCAATGGTGTAGTTAGCTCGTGAGTCTTCACATCAACTTCTGCACCCCTAGCGATAAGAATTTTTATGGTATCCAGATGGCCCTCGTAGGCGGCGCTATGCAGTGGCGTCCACATTCGATTATTAGTGACATTAACGTCAGCTTTGCTTTCGATCAGGATGTTTACTACAGCAGTGAAATTGTTACGTGCAGCAAGGTGTAAGGGTGTTGTTCCAGTCCTGTCCCTCGTATTCACGCTAGCACCTTTCGCAATCAAAAGTGTGGCGATTTCTGCTGAGTTTTCGCTCTGTGCTACACTAAGCAATGGCGTCCATCCGTCGTTATCTCTCACATTCACATCTGCCCCACTGTTTATCAAAAACTGACTTACTGCGGTGTGTCTATTTTGTACGGCCAAGTGCAATGCAGTGGAGCCTTCTCCATTCTTTGCGTTAATCGCGGCCTTATTCTGGAGCAGCAGCTTTGTTATTTTGATATTTCCCTTTTTTGCTGCGAAATGTAGTGGTGTCGAACGCTCCGAATTTCTGGCATTTACAACAGCACCGCTTTGCACAAGAAATTCGGCTACGTCTTCGAAATTCTGCGTCACAGCGACAATTAGCGGAGTGTCTTTCCTGACGTTGTCCCCGGCATTCACGTCTGCATTCGCCGAAATCAGTGCCTTCACTACAGGCAAATGTCCGTGGTGTGCTGCAAGGTGTAACGGATATACTCTGGAACTACTCTTGGCGTTAACATTAGCGCCTGCAGTGATCAAAGTTTGCGCGATGTTTGGGTCAGCAATTCTGGCCGCTGAATGTAACGGCGTCAGACCCCTTTCAAGGACCCCCACTGGAGAAGGGGCAGATGCTTCTGCATTTACATCACAGCCCTTTTCGAGAAGCGCTTTAATAATTTCCAAATGGCCTTGCTCCGCAGCAATGTGGAGCGGTCGTACCTTAAAACAGTCTGCTGCATCGGCGTCTGCTCCTTCCGCCAGCATTCGCAAGACAGCTTGCAAGTCGCCGAAAGCTACTGCTGCGTGGAGTTGCTCTGTCTTGCTGTCGCTCGCGAACATTGTTCACAGAATATGTCGCGGAGACTAACACGGAGAACCACCGCACTGTCACACACGCGCACTACCCTCCGGACAACACTCCACACTGTCGCATCTCAAACTGACGTTCTCCCCACACAAGCACTCATATAAAAGATGTACGCCATACAGGTTCACCAACATTTGAGACACTAAACCATCTTAGGAATACAGAAGCAAGAAAAACTTCCTTACAGAAGTAGCCAAGCTGCTACTATCGCAAAATAACACTGAAAAGCCACACTGAAATATTAATAGGCTACTATACTTCTACACTGGTAAGATACGTTCCCGTAACAGTGCTGGTCAAATACATTGAGGTATAATAAGGGGAGATGCTACAGCGCTAGTCTGTTCCACACATATGTTCGGTGCcattctgtttggttcggttcggtcaCAGCCGACAAGTGTGAAACGATGCTTCGGTTTCTATTCAGTATCTAACAAACAGTAGAGCACCGAATACTCCCTCGACACGAACAAGTTTCATCAGGTTTCTATAAGGGGCAGGCAGACAGCAATCGAGGCGTTCACACACGCTCGGTTCAGTTTCTGCTTCAACCTGTCAGCCAGTAGATCTCTTTAAAAATTATCTCTTATTTTTGGTCACTTTTTTCTAAAAAAGTGAACATTTTACCAGATGTTGACATGGCTCAGCTGATTTCTGTTGTGCAATCAATCCAGTGCTGTGGGGCAAAACTTGTGAAAGACATAAGGATTAATTtaagacacaggaagaaattgTCAACGACTTTGATGGATTTGGCATCACTAAGTACTGAATAACCGATTTTTGTCGAGTAAGAGCCATATTACCTAGGAAAACTGGTAAATTTTCCGCTATTTTGACGAAATGAAAACGTTGtgctttgaaaattaaaaaaaaaaccatgacaTTTATTAAAATACCTTACATATCAAATTACAATACAGTAAACGGTTGATTACATTCCCTTATAAATGTATCTTGCCGTAGAAGACGGTCCTTTAGCACCTGTAATTCATCAAATGATGTCGACatcctgaagtaattaaaaaaattcattcatGGTCTCGCAACTTCGGGAAAATCGTATAGAATGCTCTAAATTCCTTCTGTAAAGCGATGAGAGGGTGTCTCAGTGAATTCTGGTATTCCTCCtttgctttttatttattcttctataGAGAAACAAAATGGCAACAACTTGACTTCTCTCCGTGATCACTACTGAGCCGGTATACGGGAGAAAACATAAAACCTAATATGAGTCGTTTGAGAACCTTGTATGTGTGCGTTGCAACGGAAAACGAAGCGAACCGAGTGCAACTGCATACGGGCGAAACAGGTCTTATGCTGTACGCTTCTTTGAAGTTGGTACCGCCATGTTAGTTTGTTTAAAACGGTAGCGGACGAtcacttcttgttcttaatttctgtcgtcTACTCGCAACGGTTATTTTAAACAGTAAATGATACAGTGCTTTTGTGAGTAACTCAGCATCAggaaaccatttttttgtcttaagTGCCTATTTGATCCAATAATACTACACATATCGCCTCATTAATGAAACTTTCTATTTGTTATAGGCCTACGTTTCTAAACACCAAGAAGAGAAATATTTGATATGAAAATGTTGCTTTCATAATCCAGCATTTTTCTTAATATGGACTGACGAAACTGATATTCAGTCAATGTTGTCTACCCAGAAATGATGAGAACATACTCGTATGGCGCCATGTTTGGTTGGTTTCTAGTCTTTCCTTTACACAGCGTTCACAAGAGTGATTTTCCAGAAGTCTAAATTCAAATGACAGAAATTGAACCACTACAGTAACCAGTGCAACAAAAAGTCATGAGCGGAATTTCAAAAATCTCGCTTGAATccgcttacgaatgaaatgtgattccttcacTCTTTAGATTATAAACAGGACGACTAGCACACCTACAAATTTTGCAAGCTctcattttttatcaaaacacttccacaGGAAGCTAATATTTGGGCATATTAACATGACGaccgtcggcttcaagtttgtgacgtcatggaaACTCCCTTTATTAAACTTCATGGTCAAATAGGAACGCCGCTGTGGACAAGtagatctgtttaaaaaaaatgtgtacagGGTGAATCCCTTTAGTGATATCAACAGGTACATCCAACTGAAGTAAAGTAATTCGTGCGATTAACAATTGTATACAAGTTTATTCTCGGTAAATGTACAGGAATCAGTGATACTACAAATCCGTAAGCAAAAAGTGACGTCCGACCTTTTCAGAATACCTGCTCGCAGTCTACCGGGAGCCGTCGCCACTTGTCTGCTGGCAAACGCCTCGCGCTTTCCCCAACAGATGGCGATTGTGCTTCTTACGGCTGCGGTCGCAGTGGAACAGGAATCTGTCTGTTGTTTCCGCCGACGGGCGACATCGGCCGAAGATGGACGATCTTTTCAAATTAGTGCGCCATTACATATACGTCTTCATTCTTCATCTACACTATGGAAACCTccctgaagtgcatggcagggggtacaTGCCATTGTACTCGTTCcaatcacgtatggagcgcgggaagagagatggtttgaatgcctctgtgtgcgtTGTAATAATTAtgctaatcttgtcttcacgataTCTATGTGAGCAATATAGGTGTTGTAGTATATTTGTACAACCACCATTTAAAGCCTgattttgaaactttgttagtagacttttttGGGGCAGTTACGTATATCTTACAGagcttccagttcagtttcttcaaaatctCTGCGACGCTTTCCCACgggaaacctgtgaccattcgtgctgctcttctctgtatgcgTTGaatacccctgttagtcctatttggtatgagtcTCATACAttttagcaatattctagaacgGCTT encodes:
- the LOC124775919 gene encoding ankyrin-3-like, whose product is MFASDSKTEQLHAAVAFGDLQAVLRMLAEGADADAADCFKVRPLHIAAEQGHLEIIKALLEKGCDVNAEASAPSPVGVLERGLTPLHSAARIADPNIAQTLITAGANVNAKSSSRVYPLHLAAHHGHLPVVKALISANADVNAGDNVRKDTPLIVAVTQNFEDVAEFLVQSGAVVNARNSERSTPLHFAAKKGNIKITKLLLQNKAAINAKNGEGSTALHLAVQNRHTAVSQFLINSGADVNVRDNDGWTPLLSVAQSENSAEIATLLIAKGASVNTRDRTGTTPLHLAARNNFTAVVNILIESKADVNVTNNRMWTPLHSAAYEGHLDTIKILIARGAEVDVKTHELTTPLHFAADYCNVEVVKYLLVKGAKVSAVDHRKWTPLHFAAHQGPIQVLLKESGLSSAQMQASKLNTMRALIENGADINARGLHNETALHVTVQCDEPVIARWLLENGAHYDVKTAPYLGNMTVSETAAKKRNENINALLRATEALFQALKKSKCAEIEKCIQDGAPVNSSSVKYGTPLIHASWKGHLAVVNVLLKNGADINLSNSNGVTPLHYAAKFGHHEILCALLQNGAVYNARTKIGKKTPLHFAEEGGKKEVAETLKLIECMFIRISGNDNTVIKELNELKVIKYAEFFAIKNCKNENKETMTEIASRNGYEELCELFCDL